In the Primulina tabacum isolate GXHZ01 chromosome 15, ASM2559414v2, whole genome shotgun sequence genome, TCCGAATGGATCGCGGCCAAACAGAGTTGCAGGTTCTGGATATTGGAAAGCCACCGGGACTGATAAGATCATTACAACAGGAGGAAGAAAAGTTGGTATAAAGAAAGCGCTTGTTTTTTACATTGGAAAGGCACCTAAAGGGACAAAAACCAATTGGATTATGCATGAGTACAGACTTTCTGAATCTCCAAGAAAGAGCGGCTCCTCTAGGGTAAGAAAATtcacttaaaaaaaatactattaTTTTGCTTGAGGTGTTACTTTGAGTTTGATGggtttttctttatttcttttagCTGGATGATTGGGTCCTATGCCGAATTTACAAAAAGAATTCAAGTGTGCAGAAACCCGCCATTTCTGGAGTCCAGAGTAAGGAGTATAGTCACGGTTCCTCGTCGTCCTGTTCATCTCAGTACGACGACGTTTTGGAGTCATTGCCGGCCATCGATGACCGTTTCTTGTCTCTGCCAAGCATGAATCCCATTCCGCAAGAAGATCAGAAGCTGAATCTGCAGCAATTGGGCTCTGGGAATTTTGATTGGGCCACTTTAGCTGGCCTTAGCTCGTTGGGAGAAATCGTTCCGGCCCAGCAACCTGGTACGACCCAGATGAACATAACAAATAGAGGAAATGACATGTATGCCCCTCCCTTGCCTCAATTTGGGATCAGCTTTGTCGAAGACGAAGTACAAAGCGGGATCCAAACTCAACGAATATTCGACAATTCCGGATTTTTCGAGGGAAACACAAGCCCGTTCACTACGATCTATTCCGGCGGGCTTGACCCGTTTCGCATTCGTCGCCCGACCCACGGCAGCGGGTTCGGCTTTTAATTAGTGGGGAATTgtgtacatacttgaaattcTTTGGGGcagatattattaatattataattatttttgaagacttatttattatttatttaatagaGAGAGGAGATTGAAGCAAAATTGTTGACAAAGCTGCCCCATTTTATCCTCTTCGTGTACACACGCATCGCCCGTTTTACATTCAAGCTTTAATTAGTTaggaattaaaattaaatttgtccTGCTATTTGAGAGTCGAAAGTTCAACGGAAAGTGCTTTGTTTTTGTCCAATTGGATTTGCATTTtcttgttaaaaataaaataacatacgaatcaaatctttatattataaattagtaaaaacttgtgtgagacgatctcacggttCGTAtgttgtgagacggatatcttatttgggtcatccatgaaaaaatgttactttttatgctaaattattgtgaatatcggaagattgacccgtctcacagataaagattcgtgagacagtCTAACAAGAGATATACTCGGTTATAAATTATACTTCTTTTTATCATACTTTCAATTCATTACATGAAAAACTAGCCTTATTCCAAATGCCAACAGTGCAAAACTCGTGCGAAAATCACATTCAAAATGCACAACTTCAAAAGGTTGAATTCAGACTGCAGCTAGAATTTCGAAGTCCGAACAAGAAAATTCTCCTATAGGACAATGCTTCATGctacttaaaaaaaataaatgtgcTGAGAATTACTTAAAAAAACATGCTTTATTGAAATTTAATACTGACAAATTTATTCCTCAGACCAAAAGTATCTCTCATTTATTTGCTTGGAAAAGTACAATTTTTAACttttaatattataaattgattaaataaattctaaattagttatagaataaaaatattacGAGCCAAAGCTTTATTTTATACAAAAATACAATAGTAGAGTCTGGAATTTCTggatataaaatttttataaattaatttaaaataattttttgtccAAAAAATGGACATATATATATGTTCGGCCAAAAGCCATAATTCGACGAGTGTGGTTCCAAGTCCAGAGCgacgttatttaaaaaaagcTCACTGGAGGAAAAACAGagttattttctttatcatCGTTATTATCGCAGAGGCTAATTGGGCCATCATTCTTGAAACACATCTTTGTAGGCAAATTTGCTCTGTAATAAGATTTGACCCATTCAAAATTGGACCGGATTAAACCGAACCGGCTCCGCACCAATTTCACAACAACTTGGTCTGTTAACCATATTGATCCCTAACCATGCATCTGATATCAATTGACTTATTCTCTACTGTActataattttcaattttcaaaaaaaatcttaaaaaacgTCGTTCGAGTAACATATGTTTATGCtaattctaaaatatttatggattgTCCGATTTCGTGTTTTCAACCGAATATAAATGATAAGATAATGTTGTTCCTTGTTGCCCTAATTGGGTGCGCAATGGGATAATTCCTCGGGTTACGATAccgaaaaatcaatttaaataaaataaattagctAAAGGAGCACGTTGACGCACAAGCTCCatctaaataattatattaaacgTATGGTGGCCAGGGCTTACATCAAATCACACAATTAAAAGACAAACAATGCGCAAATTTATTCCTACTTAATGccctttaattttttatttgttcttctatattattaaataaattaaattaaaaaatgcaTTAATTTGTAATCCTTTCATTGAAatgattaaatatatttatttggcAAGCTTTCAGCATAATTAAAAACCTGATAGCATCAATAAAT is a window encoding:
- the LOC142526442 gene encoding NAC domain-containing protein JA2L-like, yielding MGLQETDPLSQLTLPPGFRFYPTDEELLVQYLCRKVAGHQFSLQIIGDIDLYKFDPWDLPSKAIFGEKEWYFFSPRDRKYPNGSRPNRVAGSGYWKATGTDKIITTGGRKVGIKKALVFYIGKAPKGTKTNWIMHEYRLSESPRKSGSSRLDDWVLCRIYKKNSSVQKPAISGVQSKEYSHGSSSSCSSQYDDVLESLPAIDDRFLSLPSMNPIPQEDQKLNLQQLGSGNFDWATLAGLSSLGEIVPAQQPGTTQMNITNRGNDMYAPPLPQFGISFVEDEVQSGIQTQRIFDNSGFFEGNTSPFTTIYSGGLDPFRIRRPTHGSGFGF